The nucleotide sequence TACATTTATGGGCAAGAACATAGGGAGCAATTATTTCAATATCCGTATCTTCAACCCAGTTTCGCCCATTAGAAAGAGCCATAGTTTTTGCGAGATGTAAAAATTGCAAAGAAGCCCTAGGAGAAGCCCCCAATTCAATATCGGAATGTTCCCTTGTTTTATTGCAAATATCTATTATAGCTTTTTGTAAGGCTTTATGGCAGTAAACTCTTTCTTGCTCTTCACGGGATGTAATTATATTGCCCGTAGTGATGATGGGATAAAGTTTTGAAAGTGCCGACACACCTGGGTTACCGTCAAGGATTTCAAGAGCAGACTCATCATCCGGATAACCTATAGAAATAGAGACCATAAACCTGTCAAGCTGAGCCGGAGGCAATGGATAGGTTCCTAATGTTTCTACAGGGTTTTGAGTGGCAGCCGTAAAAAAAGTCTCGGGCAATTTGTAAGTTTGTTTTCCGACAGTAACCTGTTTTTCTTCCATAACCTCAAGAAGTGCGGCCTGAACTTTGGGGGGAGTTCTATTTAATTCGTCAGCCAAAAAAATGTCGCAAAAAACGGGCCCCTTTATAAATTCAAAACTTTGAGTTTGTGCATTAAAAACATCAACGCCGGTAATATCATAGGGAAGCAAGTCCGGGGTACATTGAATCCTTTTAAACTCGGCAGGATCGCCGTAGTCTTTTTTTATTAATTTAGCTAGGGCTTTTACCATTGTTGTTTTTCCGACTCCGGGAACATCATCTATAAGAACATTGCCTCCGGTCAAAAACGCCGCAACAAAAAGGCGAATAACCTCATCCTTTCCTTTTATTACTAAACCGATATTTCTTATAAGCTCATCTATTATATTTTTCGTATTCATATCAAACAGTATAACCGAAAATATAATTTTGTCTATATCAAAAGCCTTATAACTTGAAAGTAAAAATATCCTTTACAAAAATATTAACGGAATTTTTAAATCCGTTTTTATCTAACTTTTCAATCGGAAAATTCTTGCTGTAAAGAGTATATCCGTTTTTATCGGTTAATTTAAAAGTAAGACTTTTATTGGAATATGTCAGCTGAAGAAAAAATTTAGAATTATCGTCTTCTATAAAACGGGATGATAGTATTAATTTTTTCATTTTCTTTGCACTGATTTTTATATTTTCAATTTTGTCTATTTCTACGGTTATTTTTACAGGTAACTTTATATCATATTCCAAAAAGGCGGCAGGATTCAAATCAAAAAGAGATTCCAAGTAAAGATAATAGAGCTGTGAAGAATGTTTTTTTGCAATTTTGCTTCCTTGGGCATACAAGTCCGCAAGACTATGTTTTTCCCATTCCAGATCCATTTTTGAAATACCTTCATTGAGTAGTTTTAAATCGGCCTCCAGGATTGCCCGGTCGGCAAGATAGGCACCAGCACTTTGCGGAATAAACATAGTTTCTATAGATTCGGCTTTTTTAAGATATTTTAAAGCCTTTTTCCCTTTTCCTTTAAAGGCATTATAATAGTAAGTGTTTGTATAAAGATTATTTGTATTGCCGCTTAAGTCTCCTGTACTGTTTTTCTTATATTCCTTTGCAACTTTTAAAGAGTATAATCTAAAAACAGCATCATAATATGTATATTTTAATTTATAATTTATTTTATTGCTGAAATTTTTTATCCAACCTAAAAAGCCTGATTTTAGTTCGGTTTTTTCAAAATTATATTTTCGTATGTATAATGATTTTTTAATTTTATACAGATTGGTTTTAAATTCGTTTACACTCAAACCGTAATTTGAAATCCATGCTTCACTGGTGTTTTGAAGTTGGTTTAAAATATATTGTTCGGCCTTTTCAATATGACCCGTTGTTAAATATAGACTTATAATGCTTAAGGCTGAAAGAGGAGTATCATCATCAGCGGATGCTGAAAGATATGCAGATAGGGCTTGTGAAAAATTATTTCTTCTTTCTTCAAGTTCACCCAGTATCATATAACCCGAACTACGTTCTTTCATATTTAAAGCAGCTCTCGCATCTTCTATTGCATTATCAAATCGATAAAATTGACTTTCTAAAATAGACCTATTATAATAATAAACGGAACCCGAATAATTTCTATTAACTTGTTCAGCTCCCTTTATTGCCTTTGTATAAAACTCTTTCGATTTCTCATAATCGAACATTTCATTGTATAATGTGCCCAAAGAATTATAAACCGATAAGTCCTCGCCATAACGCTCTATATTATCCAATAAAAAGCGTATTCCTTCCTCAGGCCTATGACATTTAAAACATAGCCAGCCGTAATTGGAAGCCGCAAAGCGATCATAAGGAATAAGACGTAAATAATTTTTAATATACATCAAGGCTTCTTCATATTTATTTAACGAGGATGCACAACTAGAAATATAAAATAAGATACTGCTGTTTTCAGGATTAATTTCCAAACCCTTCTTTAATATTTTATATGCAGGTTTATATAATTCTTTATTATGATAAATTTCTCCCAACTTAAAAAATAAACTGTCATTTTGAGGATACTTCTTTATTCCATCCTGTAAAAGGGATAAGGCCAACTCCCAATTTTCAGCTTCCACTGCCTTTTCCGCCTCAACAACAATACTTTCCGCATTTTCTGCAAATACAAAGCACGATATAAGGCAAAAAGCCAGCAAGACAATAATCTTTTTTGTTTTGTTTTTTAAAAGATTTTTGGCAGCCTTTGCATCATCTATTGTACATTCCTGTGCAAATTTCGCTTTTTGAATAAGCGCATTCATTTCTTTTATGTCCTCATCATTCCGTTTTCTTTTTTTAAATAACTTACCGGCTGTAAGCACAATTCTTCTGTTATTCTTAGAAAATTTTAATACAAGATGAGGCCGAGCCTTGTAAATTACAAGTATTATAATCAAAAAAATAATTATAATAAATCTGAAAAAAGATATGTTCTCTTTAAAAAATTGTTTTATATAAGTACCTATATTTGAAACATCATCTTCCCTTTCGGTAATTTCCGTAATTTTTATTTCACTGCGTTTTTCAAGAATCTCACTTAAAAGAGAATTAAATTCCTCTCCTCCTGCATTCATACCAAAGTTAATATTTTCTCCTTCCGCAAGCTGAGAAGTCGTAGGATCGAAACTAACCCAGCCTATGTACGGAAAAAAAACTTCAACCCATGCGTGAGCCATGTTTGCCCGAACCGGATAATAATTCATAACTTCAGATTCGGGCTGAACAAAAAATCCTACCGCCACTCGGGACGGAATTCCTATACTTCTAAGCATAAGAGCATAAGAAAAAGCAAAATAAGTACAGTATCCTTTTTTTGTTTCAGTCAAAAAATATTTTAATTGATCACCGTCAGGAGCTTTTCCGGGTTTTAGAGAATATCGAAAATCCCCATCCGTAAAATAAAATTGAAGTGCTAAAATTTTATCCAAATAATCGGGAATATCGCCGGTTATATCTTCAGCTGTTTGATGTACAAGTTTAAAACTTTCATCATCAATTTTAGTATAAAAATCCAAATCTACTTTCGACATTCCCTCATCTTCATCTCCTGATGGAAATGCCTCACCGTAAAGATCCGATGCAAAATCAAATATTGCATCGCTGAAAACCTTATATCCTCCGTTAAATTTTGAACTATCCCAAATCTCATAAGGAATTACCTGTGTCGGATAATCCATAGCTATAAAGGAAGAGGGCGATAAATTTACAAAAAAATATTCTTGTGCAACTTTTTCACGCATAGAAAAGGCTCTATGCAAAATATCTTTTCGACCCTTAGGTAGAGAAATAATTTGAGCTTTTTCGGATGGAGCTTTTTTTTCATAAAACCCTTTTGCAGAATCCCAGCCTGAAAGATACATCCTCCTCAACATATTGTGAGAAAAATCATTATCAAAATGAGCAACCAAAATAAGGTCATCGCTCATTTTAATTTCACTTTGCAATCTTAAATAATCGGAAAAATCAAATCTAAAGAGAGTAGGCTGCAATAAACCTCCATGATTAACCGATGAGGATTCATTGTAGTTTTTTAATACAAAAGTCATTATAAAAGTAAAAAACAATAAAAAAAACAAAAAAAATGTAAAAATCTTTTTTTCAAAATTAAAAGATAAAAAAAGGCAAAGCATTTCTATTGCAGAAAAGCTAAGCGAAAATAAAACCGCATATATCGGGTGTTCAAAAATGGACATCGAAAAATTTCCTTGAGTCCAAAAAAGAAGAGCAAAAATACTAAAAAAAATTACAGGCTCATAACGGCGGTATTTTTCATTTTTATAAAAATAAATAGTAGAAGCAGAAATAAAAATAGTTTGTAATATCAAAAAAGGAAGAATAACACCCAGCCTTAAATATAGGATATCGAAAGGTTCGGCTGAAATAATTTTAAATAAAAATAAAAGTAAAAACAAAAAAATAATCAAACTTAAACATATCAAAATAATAGATGCCGATAGTTTTATCTGCTTTTTTTGGAGCCTATAACACAAAAAGATTACAATAATAGCCCAGACAGGAAGAACAAAATGAGGCAAAATTTCAAACAAATATAATGATGGAATAATACTTAGCATCACCCATGAGAGTATACGTAAAAGAAAATTAAGCTTATATCGAGTAAGCATAAAATCCTCCGGTCTTCAATTCGTGTTTTAGAATCTCAATTTTTTCGTTCATTTCTTTTGACAAGCGGTTATATTTTTTTTGAGACGAAGTATAAAACAAAAAAGAATGTAAAATATTTTTAGGTTCAATAATTATACTTTTCGGTCCGGTATAAAAAACACATTCTTTTTTATGATCTGAAAAGATTCCAAAAAGTTTATCTAAAATTTTCTTGCTTGATTGTACGGGCATAAAAAAATAGAGCAAGCAAGTTTTTTTGTTTTCCCCATCAATAAAAAAAGTCCTCTTTAATTTAGGTTCAGCTTCACTCGATTTTTTTTGAACCCTAATTTGCGGAATGGAAAAAAATCTTTTTATCGATTCTTCCGCATCTCTATCATCCGAGTAAACGCTCCCCATTTCATAAGAGTTTTTTTCGTTATCATAAAAACGGATATTAAAACTTATTCCTTTTTGATGTAAATAAAAAGCTATCGACGTACCCAAATTAATAAACTCATCGAATTTCTTTTTATAAAATTCAATATCGTTATTTACAATCGGACTTTCAACATATATTGTAAAAAAACTTCTTGGAGGAGGAACAAAATCTCCCTGTTTTATACTAAGTTCCTGAGTGTGAGCATACAGCTTCCAATTAATTTTTCTTATATCATCACCCGGAAAATAGGGACGGGAAT is from Treponema denticola and encodes:
- a CDS encoding transglutaminase domain-containing protein, with protein sequence MLTRYKLNFLLRILSWVMLSIIPSLYLFEILPHFVLPVWAIIVIFLCYRLQKKQIKLSASIILICLSLIIFLFLLLFLFKIISAEPFDILYLRLGVILPFLILQTIFISASTIYFYKNEKYRRYEPVIFFSIFALLFWTQGNFSMSIFEHPIYAVLFSLSFSAIEMLCLFLSFNFEKKIFTFFLFFLLFFTFIMTFVLKNYNESSSVNHGGLLQPTLFRFDFSDYLRLQSEIKMSDDLILVAHFDNDFSHNMLRRMYLSGWDSAKGFYEKKAPSEKAQIISLPKGRKDILHRAFSMREKVAQEYFFVNLSPSSFIAMDYPTQVIPYEIWDSSKFNGGYKVFSDAIFDFASDLYGEAFPSGDEDEGMSKVDLDFYTKIDDESFKLVHQTAEDITGDIPDYLDKILALQFYFTDGDFRYSLKPGKAPDGDQLKYFLTETKKGYCTYFAFSYALMLRSIGIPSRVAVGFFVQPESEVMNYYPVRANMAHAWVEVFFPYIGWVSFDPTTSQLAEGENINFGMNAGGEEFNSLLSEILEKRSEIKITEITEREDDVSNIGTYIKQFFKENISFFRFIIIIFLIIILVIYKARPHLVLKFSKNNRRIVLTAGKLFKKRKRNDEDIKEMNALIQKAKFAQECTIDDAKAAKNLLKNKTKKIIVLLAFCLISCFVFAENAESIVVEAEKAVEAENWELALSLLQDGIKKYPQNDSLFFKLGEIYHNKELYKPAYKILKKGLEINPENSSILFYISSCASSLNKYEEALMYIKNYLRLIPYDRFAASNYGWLCFKCHRPEEGIRFLLDNIERYGEDLSVYNSLGTLYNEMFDYEKSKEFYTKAIKGAEQVNRNYSGSVYYYNRSILESQFYRFDNAIEDARAALNMKERSSGYMILGELEERRNNFSQALSAYLSASADDDTPLSALSIISLYLTTGHIEKAEQYILNQLQNTSEAWISNYGLSVNEFKTNLYKIKKSLYIRKYNFEKTELKSGFLGWIKNFSNKINYKLKYTYYDAVFRLYSLKVAKEYKKNSTGDLSGNTNNLYTNTYYYNAFKGKGKKALKYLKKAESIETMFIPQSAGAYLADRAILEADLKLLNEGISKMDLEWEKHSLADLYAQGSKIAKKHSSQLYYLYLESLFDLNPAAFLEYDIKLPVKITVEIDKIENIKISAKKMKKLILSSRFIEDDNSKFFLQLTYSNKSLTFKLTDKNGYTLYSKNFPIEKLDKNGFKNSVNIFVKDIFTFKL
- a CDS encoding DUF58 domain-containing protein, translating into MKVFKFTVSGTIYIIFSILLLTGAAIRGELFAIVCGVCLCLYVVLSLILVSVSVLLWKKMDLLVELKNEDISILLSRVRKGKKLFPIILPGVIVFYGFEFLSDLKNKKSRSLKFSIKLKRSAAHFSLPKEERGRFFLEKEYIEISDLAGFFSFRLLKKEKSIPQLFIYPMLTEIKSFAIPEILNATSAHTINLRRTDELYDSRPYFPGDDIRKINWKLYAHTQELSIKQGDFVPPPRSFFTIYVESPIVNNDIEFYKKKFDEFINLGTSIAFYLHQKGISFNIRFYDNEKNSYEMGSVYSDDRDAEESIKRFFSIPQIRVQKKSSEAEPKLKRTFFIDGENKKTCLLYFFMPVQSSKKILDKLFGIFSDHKKECVFYTGPKSIIIEPKNILHSFLFYTSSQKKYNRLSKEMNEKIEILKHELKTGGFYAYSI
- a CDS encoding AAA family ATPase translates to MNTKNIIDELIRNIGLVIKGKDEVIRLFVAAFLTGGNVLIDDVPGVGKTTMVKALAKLIKKDYGDPAEFKRIQCTPDLLPYDITGVDVFNAQTQSFEFIKGPVFCDIFLADELNRTPPKVQAALLEVMEEKQVTVGKQTYKLPETFFTAATQNPVETLGTYPLPPAQLDRFMVSISIGYPDDESALEILDGNPGVSALSKLYPIITTGNIITSREEQERVYCHKALQKAIIDICNKTREHSDIELGASPRASLQFLHLAKTMALSNGRNWVEDTDIEIIAPYVLAHKCIFKNRKANAKESIAEITKSVLIKMDKETDWSKGV